A segment of the Desulfitobacterium dehalogenans ATCC 51507 genome:
CCACATTGGCAGCGTAATCACAATCAGGACAATAGACGACGGCCGCTTCTCCAGATTCAGCCAAGACCATAAATTCATGAGTGCCCCCCGTACCGCCGATGGCTCCGGCATCTGCCTCTACAGGGCGGAAGGTTAAACCGCAACGGGTAAAGACCTGGGTGTAAGCATCATACATTTTCTTATAGCTTTCAGCTAAGCCTGCCTCATCCCGGTCAAAGGAATAAAGATCCTTCATGATAAATTCCCGGCCCCGCATTAAGCCAAAGCGGGGACGCCGCTCATCCCGGTATTTATTTTGAATCTGATACAGAAGCAAGGGCAACTGTTTATAGGAACGGATTTCTCCCCGTACCAGATCAGTAATGATTTCTTCATGAGTCGGTCCCAGGCAGAATTCCCGATTGTGGCGGTCATTAAGGCGCATCAGCTCCTGTCCGTATAAATCCCAGCGACCGCTCTCACGCCAGAGCTCGGCAGGCTGAATAATCGGGAGCAGGACTTCTTGACCTCCCTTAATATCCATTTCTTCCCGGACAATTTGTTCAATTTTGCGCAATACACGCAAGCCCAGAGGCAAGTAGGTATAGATACCGGCAGCGGATTTACGGATTAATCCTGCTCTAACCAGCAACTGATGACTAACCACTTCCGCCTCAGCAGGAACTTCCCGCAGGGTGGGATTAAGGATTTGGCTTACACGCATTAGTGTTGCTCCTTTCCATACTGTTTCACATAATTTTCGATTTCATGGAGTAAGGCGGGCAATAGTTCTTCTTCAGATAAACGGGCGACAATCTCCCCTTTTTTAAAGAGCAAGCCCATTCCTTTGCCGCCGGCAATACCAAAATCCGCTTCCCGGGCTTCTCCGGGTCCATTGACCGCACACCCCATAACTGCAACTTTCAAGGGGCGATCTAGCGGAGGAAGATTGGAGAGCTTGTCCTCAACCTTCTCAGCTAATTCAGCGAGATTCACCTGAGTACGGCCGCAGGTCGGACAGCTGATCAGCTCTACTCCCCGGTTTCTTAACCCAAGAACTTTCAAAATTTCCAAAGCTACAGGAATCTCTTGAACAGGATCCCCGGTAAGGGATACACGCAGGGTATCTCCTATCCCTTCGGCTAAGAGACTGCCGATACCTACTGCAGATTTTACCACTCCGGAACGAACCGTTCCTGCCTCAGTGACTCCTATATGAAGGGGATAATCCACCCTTTCCGCCATTTTGCGGTAAGCTTCAAGCATCAAGGGGACATGGGAAGCCTTTAAGGAGACTTTGATTTTGTCATAGCCTTCTTCTTCAAGCAAATGTATATGCCCTAAGGCACTTTCCACCATTCCTTCAGGGGTGACTCCCTGATATTTTTCCAGGATTTCTTTTTCCAGTGAACCGGCATTAACCCCGATCCGAATAGGTATCTCTCTTTCCTTACAGGCCCGGACAACCTCCTGCACCTTCCAGCGTGCGCCGATATTGCCCGGATTCAGTCTTAACCCGTGAACACCTTGTTCGATAGCCAGCAAAGCCAGCTGATAATCGAAATGGATGTCGGCGATGACGGGAAGCTCGCTCTTCAAGGCAATGTCTTTGAGAGCATGGCCCGCATCCCGATCCAGCACGGCCAGCCGTACCACCTCACACCCAGCTTTGGCCAAGGCGTTAATCTGAGCCAGGGTACTGGAGATGTCCCGGGTATCTGTATTGGTCATAGATTGGACGACGATAGGAGCTCCTCCCCCTATGGTTACATCTCCAATCCTTACGGTTTTCGTCATCTTGCGCTCCACATTGAGGCCTCCTTATCCTTTGCCTGAAAAGAGTTTTAAAATATCTTGATAAGTGACTGCCAACATTAAGCACATTAAGAAAATGAAGCCCAGAAAATGAATAAAGTTTTGTCGTTCGGGGTTCATAGGTTTACCCCTCAGTCCCTCGATCAGCAAAAAGACCAGGTGGCTTCCATCAAGGGCTGGAATGGGAAAAAGATTAAGGAGGCCCAGTT
Coding sequences within it:
- the ispG gene encoding flavodoxin-dependent (E)-4-hydroxy-3-methylbut-2-enyl-diphosphate synthase, encoding MERKMTKTVRIGDVTIGGGAPIVVQSMTNTDTRDISSTLAQINALAKAGCEVVRLAVLDRDAGHALKDIALKSELPVIADIHFDYQLALLAIEQGVHGLRLNPGNIGARWKVQEVVRACKEREIPIRIGVNAGSLEKEILEKYQGVTPEGMVESALGHIHLLEEEGYDKIKVSLKASHVPLMLEAYRKMAERVDYPLHIGVTEAGTVRSGVVKSAVGIGSLLAEGIGDTLRVSLTGDPVQEIPVALEILKVLGLRNRGVELISCPTCGRTQVNLAELAEKVEDKLSNLPPLDRPLKVAVMGCAVNGPGEAREADFGIAGGKGMGLLFKKGEIVARLSEEELLPALLHEIENYVKQYGKEQH